A region of Fibrobacter succinogenes subsp. succinogenes S85 DNA encodes the following proteins:
- the nirJ2 gene encoding putative heme d1 biosynthesis radical SAM protein NirJ2 yields MIVSWMTTNKCNLTCKHCYQDAGENKSAELTTDEALKLIDEIAKAGFKIMIFSGGEPMTRPDIVELVAHARERGLRPVFGTNGTLITHDLAFMLKEAGAMAMGISVDSIDPARHNDFRGLPNAFELTLMGIENCKAAGLPFQIHTTIMDWNQNEIFDIMDWVKEIGAVNHQIFFLIPVGRGKEIEGHALRVAEYEGLLRKIMEKSRTLGIPVKPTCAPQFLRIADQLDIKTRYSRGCLAGLDYCIVSPIGKVRPCAYMMEEAGDVHDTPFDEIWANAEIFKQLRTKAYKGACSKCKFNDRCGGCRARAAYYHDGDFMQEDSYCAYGRGLK; encoded by the coding sequence ATGATCGTCTCTTGGATGACAACGAATAAGTGTAACTTGACGTGCAAACACTGCTACCAGGATGCTGGCGAAAACAAGTCGGCAGAACTTACGACTGACGAAGCGCTCAAGCTCATCGACGAGATTGCCAAGGCCGGATTCAAGATCATGATTTTCAGCGGTGGCGAACCGATGACGCGCCCGGATATCGTGGAACTTGTGGCCCATGCCCGCGAACGTGGACTCCGCCCGGTGTTTGGCACGAACGGAACGCTTATTACGCATGATTTGGCGTTCATGCTCAAGGAAGCGGGGGCCATGGCGATGGGCATCAGCGTTGATAGCATTGACCCTGCTCGTCATAATGATTTCCGCGGTCTCCCGAATGCGTTTGAACTCACATTGATGGGCATCGAAAACTGCAAGGCGGCTGGCCTCCCGTTCCAGATTCATACGACTATTATGGACTGGAACCAGAACGAAATTTTTGACATCATGGACTGGGTCAAGGAAATCGGTGCCGTGAACCATCAGATTTTCTTTTTGATTCCGGTGGGTCGCGGCAAGGAAATCGAAGGACATGCGCTCCGTGTTGCCGAATACGAAGGACTCCTCCGCAAAATTATGGAAAAGAGCCGCACGCTCGGAATTCCAGTGAAGCCCACATGCGCTCCGCAGTTCCTCCGCATTGCAGACCAGCTCGATATCAAGACACGTTACAGCCGCGGTTGCCTCGCTGGCCTCGACTACTGCATCGTAAGCCCTATCGGCAAGGTTCGCCCTTGCGCCTACATGATGGAAGAAGCGGGCGATGTTCACGACACTCCGTTCGACGAAATCTGGGCGAATGCCGAAATCTTCAAGCAGTTGCGTACAAAGGCTTACAAGGGCGCTTGTTCCAAGTGCAAGTTCAATGACCGCTGTGGCGGTTGCCGTGCCCGTGCAGCATACTACCACGATGGTGACTTTATGCAAGAGGATTCTTACTGTGCATACGGTCGCGGACTTAAGTAA
- the fabF gene encoding beta-ketoacyl-ACP synthase II, protein MNRRRVVITGMGAVTPVGKSAPELWNAIKAGKCGIGPITLFDATNCPVKIAAEVKDFKPEEHGIDPKEARRMARFTQFLVAAANEAVKDASLTKEEIAADTTGIVAGNGLAGMDVVEETYSKYLEGGRRRVSPLAMPELIANEACANVSIALGITGSAWTVCTACASGTDAIGVALDAVRSGRLDVCLAGGSESAITDYSIKSFAGMHALTDKFNDAPEKASRPFDKDRSGFVMGEAGAILVLEELEHAKARGAKIYAEVAGYGSSADAYHITSPRPGGETCAKAMVKALKDAGIAPTDVDYYNAHGTSTHLNDLTETQMLKIALGEHAYKIKVSSTKSMTGHCVGAAGVIEAMISTLAIRDSFYPATINLDNPDAECDLDYVPHKGVEGNIDVAVSASLGFGGHNGIVVIKKFKD, encoded by the coding sequence ATGAATAGAAGAAGAGTTGTTATTACTGGTATGGGTGCGGTGACCCCCGTAGGCAAGTCCGCCCCCGAACTTTGGAACGCCATTAAGGCAGGCAAGTGTGGCATCGGCCCGATCACTTTGTTCGATGCTACGAACTGCCCAGTGAAAATTGCGGCAGAAGTCAAGGATTTTAAGCCCGAAGAACACGGAATCGACCCGAAGGAAGCCCGCCGCATGGCCCGCTTCACGCAGTTCCTCGTCGCCGCCGCTAACGAAGCGGTCAAGGACGCAAGCTTAACGAAGGAAGAAATCGCCGCCGACACGACTGGTATTGTCGCTGGTAACGGCCTTGCTGGTATGGACGTTGTTGAAGAAACTTACAGCAAGTACCTCGAAGGTGGCCGCCGCCGCGTCTCGCCACTCGCCATGCCCGAACTGATTGCAAACGAAGCATGCGCCAACGTATCCATCGCTCTTGGCATCACAGGCTCTGCCTGGACAGTCTGCACCGCCTGTGCCTCCGGCACAGACGCCATCGGCGTTGCCCTTGACGCCGTCCGCTCGGGCAGGCTTGACGTCTGCCTCGCCGGCGGTTCTGAAAGTGCTATCACGGACTACTCCATCAAGAGCTTCGCGGGCATGCATGCCCTCACCGACAAGTTCAACGACGCCCCCGAAAAGGCTTCCCGCCCGTTCGACAAGGACCGCAGCGGTTTTGTCATGGGTGAAGCAGGAGCCATTCTCGTGCTCGAAGAACTCGAACACGCCAAGGCCCGCGGTGCAAAAATTTACGCCGAAGTCGCCGGTTACGGTTCTTCTGCCGATGCTTACCACATTACAAGCCCGCGCCCGGGTGGAGAAACCTGCGCGAAGGCTATGGTCAAGGCATTGAAAGATGCGGGCATCGCCCCGACGGATGTAGACTACTACAATGCCCACGGCACCTCGACGCACCTGAACGACCTCACCGAAACACAGATGCTTAAAATAGCACTCGGCGAACATGCCTATAAAATCAAGGTCTCTAGCACCAAGAGCATGACCGGCCACTGCGTCGGTGCAGCAGGCGTTATCGAAGCGATGATTAGCACGCTCGCCATCCGTGATTCGTTCTACCCCGCCACCATCAACCTCGACAACCCGGACGCAGAATGCGACCTCGACTACGTGCCGCACAAGGGCGTTGAAGGGAACATCGATGTTGCAGTATCTGCATCGCTTGGCTTTGGCGGTCACAACGGCATCGTCGTCATCAAAAAGTTTAAAGATTAA
- a CDS encoding polysaccharide deacetylase family protein, translating to MEQNKDIADIQAAEATFQKKKKFILCYHSFSVNNFKKASVQIRKLAEAAGSPISIAVIPAFGAAPESEAEQFREELDKFVKEGYEIMLHGARHRADLSLNRSIAGKLALLVSNNEAEFAGIDERFTQALLKRSLALWKAHGNGKPSGFIPPIWFGNKYLKEQALEIFDYYEDFHGIYQKVKGNIKKTNSATLSFSILPTPILGIAQTYACLRMLLPGGVHRLVFHDKDFRTIGEKRILNMVRYISTLREKIMYKDL from the coding sequence ATGGAACAGAATAAAGATATCGCCGACATCCAAGCGGCCGAAGCGACCTTCCAAAAGAAGAAGAAGTTCATCCTTTGCTACCACAGCTTTAGCGTGAACAACTTCAAGAAGGCGTCCGTCCAGATCAGAAAGCTTGCAGAAGCAGCAGGCTCCCCCATCAGCATTGCGGTCATCCCCGCATTTGGCGCAGCCCCGGAATCCGAAGCCGAACAGTTCCGCGAAGAACTCGACAAGTTTGTCAAGGAAGGCTATGAGATTATGCTCCACGGCGCACGCCACCGCGCAGACCTCTCGCTGAACAGAAGTATTGCAGGCAAGCTCGCGCTCCTCGTTTCGAACAACGAAGCAGAATTTGCAGGTATTGACGAACGCTTCACGCAAGCACTCCTCAAGCGCAGTCTCGCACTGTGGAAGGCTCACGGCAACGGCAAGCCCTCTGGCTTTATCCCGCCGATTTGGTTTGGCAACAAGTACCTCAAGGAACAGGCTCTCGAAATTTTCGACTACTACGAAGATTTCCACGGCATTTACCAGAAGGTCAAAGGCAACATCAAGAAGACGAATTCCGCAACGCTTAGCTTCTCGATTTTGCCCACCCCGATTCTCGGTATCGCGCAGACTTACGCCTGCCTTCGTATGCTCTTGCCGGGTGGAGTCCACCGCCTGGTGTTCCACGACAAAGACTTCAGAACGATTGGCGAGAAACGCATTTTGAACATGGTGCGCTACATTTCGACCTTGCGCGAAAAAATCATGTACAAGGACTTGTAA
- a CDS encoding AMP-binding protein — protein sequence MILNKFLSKIDYKSYEDLYKNFKITIPNDFNFAYDVVDEYAKTEPKREALVWCDDNDESHIYTFKDLSLASQRTANFLVEQGIQKGDRVMLILRRRYEFWFFLLALHRIGAIAIPATNMLAAEDLEYRFNAAEIKMVVTYDDPALQKEVDKAKSKCESVEKLVTVGQTARQNWISFYDDYELFPSTFERPVGDAATHNDDIMIVYFTSGTSSNPKMVAHTYTYPLGHIVTAKYWQHVVDGGRHLTVAETGWAKALWGKIYGQWIAGSAVFTYDMTTFIPGKLLEKMAEYKVTTFCAPPTVYRYILQHGLSKYDLSSLQYCTTAGEALNLDIYNRFYEQTGIRMQEGYGQTELTLTTGNFGFSEPHPGSIGKPSPGYQMEIINAEGKPCEAEEVGELIIKIDQGKPFGMFGGYYRNAERTEKVFEGGVYHTGDTAYRDKDGFFWFVGRTDDLIKSSGYRINPFEVEEVLHKHPAVLEVAVTGVEDKSRGQAVKATVVLQKGYEASKELAKEIQLFAKNIAASYKSPRIIDFVTELPKTISGKIRRATIRDKDTAENVTAPDEANAENAASETSEEK from the coding sequence ATGATTTTAAATAAGTTTCTATCTAAAATTGATTACAAGTCTTATGAAGACTTGTATAAAAATTTCAAGATAACGATTCCGAACGATTTTAACTTCGCTTATGACGTTGTTGACGAATATGCCAAGACGGAGCCGAAGCGTGAAGCCCTCGTGTGGTGTGACGACAACGACGAAAGCCACATTTACACGTTCAAGGACTTGTCGCTAGCCTCCCAGCGCACGGCGAATTTCCTTGTAGAACAAGGTATCCAGAAGGGCGACCGCGTGATGCTCATCTTGCGCCGCCGCTACGAATTCTGGTTTTTCTTGCTCGCTCTGCACCGCATTGGCGCAATCGCCATCCCGGCAACAAACATGCTCGCCGCCGAGGATTTGGAATACCGATTCAACGCCGCCGAAATCAAGATGGTCGTAACATACGACGATCCCGCCTTGCAAAAGGAAGTGGACAAGGCAAAGTCCAAGTGCGAATCGGTCGAAAAGCTCGTGACAGTCGGCCAGACTGCTCGCCAGAACTGGATTAGCTTCTACGACGACTACGAACTTTTCCCCTCAACGTTTGAACGCCCCGTTGGCGATGCCGCTACGCATAACGACGACATCATGATCGTCTATTTCACGAGTGGCACGAGCTCAAATCCGAAGATGGTGGCACACACTTATACGTACCCGCTCGGACACATTGTAACCGCCAAGTACTGGCAGCACGTTGTGGACGGAGGTCGCCATTTGACCGTTGCCGAAACAGGCTGGGCCAAGGCTCTCTGGGGCAAAATTTACGGGCAGTGGATTGCTGGAAGCGCCGTGTTCACTTACGACATGACCACGTTCATCCCGGGCAAGCTCCTCGAGAAGATGGCGGAATACAAGGTGACGACGTTCTGCGCGCCGCCGACCGTGTACCGCTACATTTTGCAGCATGGCCTCAGCAAGTACGACCTTTCGAGTTTGCAGTACTGCACAACCGCTGGCGAAGCGTTGAACTTGGATATTTACAACAGGTTTTATGAGCAGACGGGCATCCGCATGCAGGAAGGCTACGGACAGACCGAGCTTACACTTACCACGGGTAACTTTGGCTTTAGCGAACCGCATCCGGGTTCTATCGGCAAACCCTCTCCAGGCTACCAGATGGAAATCATCAATGCCGAAGGCAAGCCGTGCGAGGCTGAAGAAGTCGGTGAGCTTATCATCAAGATTGACCAGGGCAAGCCTTTTGGCATGTTCGGCGGTTACTATCGCAATGCAGAACGCACCGAGAAAGTCTTTGAAGGCGGAGTGTATCACACCGGCGATACGGCTTACCGCGACAAGGACGGATTCTTCTGGTTCGTGGGCCGCACGGATGACTTGATCAAGAGCTCCGGTTACCGCATCAACCCCTTCGAAGTGGAAGAAGTGTTGCACAAGCACCCTGCCGTTTTGGAAGTCGCTGTAACAGGTGTCGAAGACAAGTCTCGCGGTCAAGCGGTCAAGGCAACAGTCGTTTTGCAGAAGGGCTACGAAGCCTCCAAGGAACTTGCGAAGGAAATCCAGCTCTTTGCAAAGAACATTGCCGCAAGTTACAAGAGCCCTCGCATCATTGACTTTGTGACGGAACTGCCAAAGACAATCAGCGGAAAGATTCGACGCGCAACCATCCGCGACAAGGATACGGCTGAGAATGTGACTGCGCCGGACGAAGCGAATGCGGAAAACGCCGCAAGCGAAACGTCTGAAGAAAAGTAA
- the hemL gene encoding glutamate-1-semialdehyde 2,1-aminomutase, translating to MNHSLSEKLFAEAKTLMPGGVNSPVRAFSNVGATPPFIKRAKGSHIYDVDGNDYIDYVGSWGPMLLGHAHDAVIKAVADTAQNGLSFGAPCGLESELAKFVMSLVPSVEMIRMVNSGTEATMSAIRAARGFTGRDKIVKFEGCYHGHSDSLLIKAGSGMLTTGKPSSKGVPADLAKYTLTLQYNDVAGVKELFDKIGDEIACVIVEPVAGNMGVVPAKPEFLQTLSEETKKHGALLIVDEVMTGFRVGIHCAQGLYAIKPDLTTFGKIIGGGMPVGAYGGRLDVMQQIAPLGGIYQAGTLSGNPVAMAAGLATMRELSTHPEHYVHAEAMTKRLIAGLKSAATEAGIPLATNQVGSMGCIFFTEGPVTCFADVQKSDLELFRKYFLGMLDEGFYFAPSQFEAIFVSAAHTEDEIDRTIEAAKRVFKKL from the coding sequence ATGAATCACTCTTTGAGCGAAAAGTTGTTTGCAGAAGCAAAGACGCTCATGCCGGGCGGCGTGAACAGTCCTGTGCGTGCGTTTAGCAATGTGGGGGCGACGCCTCCGTTTATCAAGCGTGCCAAGGGCAGCCACATTTACGATGTGGATGGCAACGATTACATTGATTACGTGGGCAGCTGGGGCCCGATGCTTTTGGGGCATGCGCACGATGCAGTGATTAAGGCTGTTGCCGATACAGCTCAGAATGGCCTCAGTTTTGGCGCCCCGTGCGGTCTTGAATCGGAACTTGCGAAGTTTGTGATGAGCCTTGTGCCAAGCGTCGAGATGATTCGCATGGTGAACAGCGGAACCGAAGCTACGATGAGTGCCATCCGTGCGGCTCGCGGTTTTACCGGTCGCGATAAAATCGTGAAGTTCGAAGGCTGCTACCATGGTCATAGCGATAGCTTGCTTATCAAGGCGGGCTCGGGCATGCTCACGACGGGCAAGCCGAGCAGCAAGGGTGTGCCTGCGGACTTGGCAAAGTACACGCTCACGCTCCAGTACAACGATGTGGCGGGCGTTAAGGAACTTTTCGACAAGATTGGTGACGAAATTGCTTGTGTGATAGTAGAACCGGTGGCTGGCAACATGGGCGTTGTCCCTGCGAAGCCGGAGTTCTTGCAGACTCTTTCTGAAGAGACTAAAAAACATGGCGCTTTGCTCATTGTCGATGAAGTCATGACCGGTTTCCGTGTCGGGATTCATTGCGCACAAGGCCTTTATGCCATTAAGCCGGATCTCACGACGTTTGGTAAGATTATCGGCGGTGGCATGCCGGTGGGCGCTTATGGCGGTCGCTTGGACGTGATGCAGCAAATTGCCCCGCTCGGCGGAATTTACCAGGCGGGTACCTTGTCGGGAAACCCGGTCGCGATGGCGGCAGGACTTGCAACGATGCGTGAACTTTCAACGCATCCAGAACATTACGTGCATGCCGAAGCTATGACGAAACGCTTGATTGCTGGGCTCAAGTCCGCTGCAACCGAAGCGGGCATTCCGCTTGCGACAAACCAAGTCGGTTCTATGGGCTGCATCTTCTTTACGGAAGGGCCGGTCACGTGTTTTGCCGACGTGCAAAAATCCGATTTGGAACTTTTCCGCAAGTATTTCCTCGGCATGCTCGACGAAGGATTCTACTTTGCGCCGAGCCAGTTCGAAGCCATCTTCGTGAGCGCCGCTCACACCGAAGATGAAATCGACCGTACCATTGAAGCCGCGAAGCGCGTGTTCAAAAAATTATAG
- a CDS encoding mechanosensitive ion channel family protein codes for MKEYEAFLKNLGVTNAIAQDIIEIATVLVVIAIILAIIKFILSFAIKKGADESVKPLLYSLFSYALYIVGLLMILHILGVNTAGIVTVIGAASLAIGLALKDTLGNIASGILLLFLHPFRASDYIECGSLKGKIVGVGLFNTTLISLDGLYVSAPNSMLWGAPIVNFSRNPSRRLDLAFGIDYADSAETAMNEMKQLVDNDPEVLKSPAPSFFVSALEDSSVAVNLRIWVKTANYWDMRCKYMKAVKERFDEVGISIPFPQRVVHIVKE; via the coding sequence ATGAAAGAATACGAAGCTTTCTTGAAAAATCTCGGTGTCACGAATGCTATTGCTCAGGACATCATTGAAATTGCGACAGTGCTTGTCGTTATCGCCATTATCTTGGCGATTATAAAGTTTATTCTTAGTTTTGCCATTAAGAAGGGCGCTGATGAATCGGTAAAACCGCTACTTTATTCGCTGTTCTCTTATGCGCTGTACATTGTCGGCTTGCTCATGATTCTGCATATTCTCGGTGTGAACACCGCAGGAATCGTGACTGTAATCGGTGCCGCTTCTCTTGCCATTGGCCTTGCTTTGAAGGATACGCTTGGCAACATTGCGTCGGGAATCCTTTTGCTGTTCCTCCATCCGTTCCGCGCTTCGGATTATATCGAATGTGGTTCTTTGAAGGGGAAAATTGTAGGCGTGGGGCTTTTCAACACGACGCTTATCTCGTTGGATGGTCTTTACGTTTCTGCACCGAACAGCATGTTGTGGGGAGCTCCGATTGTCAACTTTAGCCGCAATCCGAGCCGCCGCCTTGATTTGGCTTTTGGCATTGATTATGCGGATTCTGCTGAAACGGCGATGAACGAAATGAAACAGCTCGTCGATAACGATCCTGAAGTTTTGAAAAGTCCTGCACCTTCATTCTTTGTGTCTGCGCTTGAAGATAGCTCGGTGGCTGTCAATTTGAGAATTTGGGTCAAGACCGCAAATTACTGGGATATGCGTTGCAAGTACATGAAGGCTGTGAAGGAACGCTTTGACGAAGTCGGTATTTCTATCCCGTTCCCGCAGCGCGTTGTGCATATCGTTAAGGAGTAG
- the hemB gene encoding porphobilinogen synthase, with amino-acid sequence MIIRPRRLRRNEVIRNMVAETAVNPDALVYPMFVVEGTGVKEEIPSMPNQFRFSIDEILKELESCVALGIKSILLFGIPNHKDEMATSAYDKNGIVQRAVRAIKAKFPSLYVITDVCLCEYMSHGHCGIIKDGDVDNDPTLELLAKTAVSQVAAGADMVAPSDMMDGHITALREALDNAGFTNTPIMGYSAKFASAYYGPFRDAADSAPHFGNRKSYQMDVRNGREALHEVELDLEECADIVMVKPGLAFLDVLRQTAEISNVPVAVYNVSGEYSMVKAAAKMGWIDEKSIIRENMIAFKRAGADIIITYHAKEILENKIL; translated from the coding sequence ATGATTATTCGTCCTCGTCGTTTACGTAGAAATGAAGTTATCCGCAACATGGTTGCAGAAACTGCTGTAAATCCCGATGCCCTCGTTTACCCGATGTTCGTGGTTGAAGGAACGGGCGTCAAAGAAGAAATCCCGTCCATGCCGAACCAGTTCCGTTTCTCGATTGATGAAATCTTGAAGGAACTTGAAAGCTGTGTCGCGCTTGGCATCAAGTCCATTTTGCTATTCGGCATCCCGAATCACAAGGACGAGATGGCGACTTCGGCTTATGATAAAAACGGCATTGTGCAGCGTGCTGTGCGTGCTATCAAGGCGAAGTTCCCGAGTTTGTACGTGATTACGGACGTGTGCCTTTGCGAATACATGAGCCATGGCCATTGCGGCATTATCAAGGATGGTGATGTGGATAATGACCCAACGCTTGAACTTTTGGCAAAGACCGCTGTTTCGCAGGTGGCTGCCGGTGCCGACATGGTGGCTCCGAGTGACATGATGGATGGCCACATCACGGCTCTCCGCGAAGCTCTTGACAATGCGGGCTTTACAAATACGCCGATTATGGGTTATAGCGCAAAGTTCGCTAGCGCTTATTACGGTCCGTTCCGCGATGCCGCTGATTCCGCTCCGCATTTCGGCAACCGCAAGAGTTACCAGATGGACGTGCGCAATGGTCGCGAAGCGCTCCATGAAGTGGAACTCGATCTTGAAGAATGTGCAGATATCGTGATGGTAAAGCCTGGCCTCGCATTCCTCGATGTGCTTCGCCAGACGGCTGAAATCAGCAATGTGCCGGTCGCTGTGTATAACGTAAGTGGTGAATATTCGATGGTCAAGGCTGCTGCAAAAATGGGCTGGATTGATGAAAAGTCGATTATCCGCGAAAACATGATTGCGTTCAAGCGCGCCGGTGCTGATATCATCATTACGTACCACGCCAAGGAAATTTTGGAAAATAAAATTCTGTAA
- a CDS encoding NAD(P)-dependent oxidoreductase — protein sequence MKAILIIAHHCILPGAYKGFEEILDRLHHDLPGTRVASTSLLDLENDLRTLLREDVESVTLLPYLLLNGQHTKNDVPRVVAKLQEEFPQIPITLLPCLGDWKEFSSMVVCGIRNAQLDEKKPSESLVSRLSSKTSNLFSIELNLEGRNVLVVGGGRIALRKVKTLIPTGAHITVVAPQIDPEFETLKADEPSSITLKQRPYEPLDLRCVFMVFICTDQPAVNAQVSNDARARRILVNNACDYLDGDFIVPARMDFGENIAVTVSTQGRAPSLAKKLKQKIQTEWAEDLAQIEKDFKKE from the coding sequence ATGAAAGCTATTCTTATCATCGCTCACCATTGCATTTTGCCGGGGGCGTACAAAGGATTTGAAGAAATCCTTGACCGCTTGCATCATGATTTGCCGGGTACGCGCGTCGCAAGTACGAGTTTGTTGGATTTGGAAAACGACCTCCGTACGCTTTTGCGCGAAGATGTGGAATCGGTGACGCTTCTGCCGTATTTGCTGTTGAACGGTCAGCATACAAAGAATGACGTGCCGCGTGTTGTTGCAAAATTGCAGGAAGAATTCCCGCAAATCCCGATTACGCTTTTGCCTTGCCTTGGCGATTGGAAAGAATTCTCGAGCATGGTTGTGTGCGGTATTCGCAATGCGCAGTTAGACGAAAAAAAGCCTTCAGAGTCTCTCGTCTCTCGTCTTTCGTCTAAAACATCAAACCTCTTCTCCATCGAGTTGAATCTTGAAGGACGTAACGTGCTTGTGGTGGGCGGTGGCCGCATTGCTCTGCGCAAGGTGAAAACGCTTATCCCGACCGGTGCTCATATTACTGTTGTCGCTCCGCAAATCGACCCTGAATTTGAAACGCTCAAGGCTGACGAGCCGTCTTCTATCACATTAAAACAGCGCCCGTACGAACCTCTGGATTTGCGTTGCGTTTTCATGGTCTTCATTTGTACTGACCAGCCCGCAGTCAATGCTCAAGTTTCTAACGATGCTCGCGCTCGCCGCATCCTCGTGAATAACGCCTGCGATTACCTCGACGGTGATTTTATTGTGCCTGCTCGTATGGACTTCGGCGAAAACATTGCTGTGACCGTCTCTACGCAGGGCCGCGCTCCTTCGCTCGCCAAGAAGCTCAAGCAGAAAATCCAGACCGAATGGGCCGAAGACCTTGCGCAAATTGAAAAAGATTTCAAAAAGGAATAG
- the cobA gene encoding uroporphyrinogen-III C-methyltransferase — MENSNHFGKVYLIGAGPGDPGLLTVRGKSILEKADVVVYDRLVSPGVLSLCNPKAKMVDVGKMPTHHKVKQSEINKLLVKFAVEMPGATVARLKGGDPFVFGRGGEEALELVDAGVEFEVVPGVTSAIAVPAYAGIPVSHRGIATSFHIITGHEKAEAGDSLSLDFENLAKSQGTLIFLMGIANMDFIARRLIECGKDPKTPLAFIEKGTTPNQRTVMATLETAGETIVRENVTAPAITIMGGVVELGKTLAWKKNLPLSGKRLVVTRAAKQSSGITARLTALGAEVIETPMIETRNVLPYCHAELPSCIANSYEYDTAELADLADFEDLKDFDILAFTSTNGVESFFEQLFTAEYDVRELAGKKIASVGKITEKKLLEYGIRCDYVPKDHTGEGLGLLLREVVDDESRILLLQGNLADDTLLKLLPKATRWIVYETLPIAELPDWKREAIASADAVVFASSSAVENFAQISSLSSFVSRLSFCIGRMTEASAKKHGFETVTSDETTMDSLVKKIVEYYTMGENA, encoded by the coding sequence ATGGAAAATTCGAATCATTTTGGTAAAGTTTATTTGATTGGCGCGGGTCCTGGCGATCCTGGGCTTTTAACCGTGCGCGGAAAGTCAATTCTTGAAAAAGCCGATGTTGTGGTTTACGATCGTTTGGTTTCACCGGGCGTGCTCTCGTTATGTAATCCGAAAGCAAAGATGGTGGATGTGGGCAAAATGCCGACGCACCACAAGGTGAAACAGTCCGAAATTAATAAACTCCTGGTAAAATTTGCCGTTGAAATGCCGGGCGCGACCGTAGCTCGTTTGAAGGGCGGCGACCCGTTTGTGTTCGGTCGTGGTGGCGAAGAGGCTTTGGAGCTTGTCGATGCAGGCGTCGAATTTGAAGTTGTGCCGGGCGTGACGTCTGCTATAGCTGTGCCTGCCTATGCGGGCATTCCCGTGAGTCATCGTGGAATTGCAACAAGTTTCCATATCATCACAGGGCATGAAAAAGCCGAGGCTGGTGATTCGCTTTCTTTAGACTTTGAAAATCTTGCAAAGAGCCAAGGAACGCTCATCTTTTTGATGGGCATTGCCAATATGGACTTTATCGCACGTCGTTTAATCGAGTGTGGCAAAGATCCGAAGACTCCGCTTGCATTTATTGAAAAAGGTACAACCCCGAACCAGCGTACCGTTATGGCAACGCTTGAAACAGCGGGCGAGACCATTGTCCGTGAAAATGTGACGGCACCCGCAATTACGATTATGGGTGGCGTGGTTGAACTTGGCAAGACTCTTGCGTGGAAAAAGAATTTGCCGCTTTCGGGTAAGCGTTTGGTTGTAACGCGTGCCGCAAAACAATCTAGCGGGATTACCGCTCGACTGACAGCCCTCGGTGCCGAAGTCATCGAAACTCCGATGATTGAGACACGGAATGTTCTCCCTTATTGTCATGCCGAACTCCCTTCCTGCATCGCCAATTCTTATGAATATGATACTGCTGAACTAGCCGATCTAGCCGATTTCGAAGACCTTAAAGACTTTGATATTCTTGCTTTCACGAGCACGAATGGTGTTGAAAGCTTCTTCGAGCAGTTGTTCACTGCGGAGTATGACGTACGCGAGCTTGCCGGCAAGAAAATTGCAAGTGTCGGAAAGATTACCGAAAAGAAGTTGCTTGAATACGGCATCCGTTGCGATTACGTTCCTAAAGATCACACCGGCGAAGGACTAGGTTTGTTGTTGCGCGAAGTGGTTGACGACGAATCTCGTATTCTTCTTTTGCAAGGCAATCTTGCAGACGATACTTTGCTCAAACTCTTACCGAAAGCAACACGTTGGATCGTTTACGAAACACTGCCGATTGCTGAACTCCCGGATTGGAAACGTGAAGCTATTGCCTCTGCTGATGCAGTCGTCTTCGCCAGTTCTAGCGCTGTTGAGAATTTTGCGCAAATATCAAGTCTCTCGTCTTTCGTCTCTCGTCTAAGTTTCTGCATAGGTCGCATGACTGAAGCCTCCGCGAAAAAGCATGGCTTTGAAACTGTCACCTCCGACGAAACAACGATGGATTCGCTCGTCAAAAAAATCGTGGAATATTACACGATGGGGGAGAATGCTTAA